The genomic DNA AGTCGGTTGGCACAACCATGACGAACTTGAACCATTCTATTTTGAATAAAATGCCTACTCCCGTTCCTCCAGCAGAAGAACAGCGCCGCATCGTTGCCAAGGTCGATGAGTTGATGGCGCTATGCGACCAGTTGGAGAAGGCGAGAGAGCTACGCGAAGCTACGCGCGACCAATTTGTCGCAGCAACTCTTGCTCGCCTGAATGATCCCGATCCGGAAACGTTTCACGAAGATGCGAAGTTCGCGCTGGGCGCCCTGACTGCGCTTACCACGCGTCCCGACCAGATTAAGAAACTCCGCCAGACGATCCTGAACCTCGCAGTGCGGGGCAAGCTCGTGCCGCAGGACCCTAACGATGAACCGGCGTCGGAGTTGCTTAAGCGGATTTCTGCCGAGAAGAGGCGCTCACGCGGTTCGACTGTGATGGTTGGAAGTGACGCCATACCATTTCCCATTCCCATTTCATGGAAATGGGCTGCCCTCGACGAGTTAATCACAAGCGGGCCGCAGAATGGTATCTCGCCAAAGCCGACGACCCGCACTGATGCGCCGAGGGCAATAACCTTAACGGCAACAACATCTGGCGTCTTTAACCCGAATCATTTCAAGCGAGTTGAGGCAACGATCCCAAGCAGCTCGGATCTTTGGCTTCAACAAGGTGACCTTCTTTTCCAACGGGGCAATACACGTGAATATGTAGGCATCGCCGCGATCTACGAAGGGCCACCAACAACATTCCTGTTCCCTGATTTGATGATGAGGGTGCGGCTCTCTGAGCATGTGAATCTCAGGTACGTTCATCTGGCAGCAATCTCACCTCCGGCTCGCGCGTTTCTGTCAGAGAATGCGTCAGGGGCGCAGGCGACCATGCCCAAGATCAACCAGACGACCTTGGTTTCGCTACCGCTTCCGATCCCCCCCTTGGATGAGCAACATCGGATTTTTGCCAGGGTGAATGACTTGATGATGCTGTGCGATCAGCTGGAGGAAAGCCTTGCCAAGGGTGACGACACCCGTCGCCGTCTTCTCGACGCGCTGCTCGTCGAGGCGCTGGCGCCTGTGAAGGGTCGGGAGATGCAGGCCGCGGAATGATCTCGGCGACCACGCGAGTGTTCACGCGCACATCAGCCGATGTACCTTCACCACCTCCGATAATGGTTGGGAGCGCCGGGTCAGGTCGCCCGTCCTCTCGTGATACATAGAAGGCTCTGGACGCTATGGCTGCCGATGAAATGATTGTGGTTGAGAGCGGCAAATTTTTGACCGAGTACCAAAAGGACCAACTGCGGTATTTCATCAATAAGCACAATAGCGCAGCGGGATGGAACACGCTTAGTCTCAGCATAATCACGAAGCTTGCTAATGGTGAACCGGTAAAGAGAAGGAACTTCGATCACCTATTGAGAGTTGTCGCTGAAATTACTTCTTTAATGCGGTCGGTGTACAAGGTCTACAAGATTGATCATAACCTTTCTCCTGAAGAGCAGCTACAACAAGCTGTGCAGCACCTCTACAGAGGAGAACCGGAGCTAGAGGAACAAGAGTTCATAATCCGCAAGGAGCAGCGAGAAGAATTTTTCCGAAAAACGAAAAAGGCGTTCGCCGAAAAGTTTTTGCCGCTCGCAATCGGCGGATTCGCGTCAATCATTGCCGCATTGACACTTAACATTACCTTGGATTCTCTAAGTTCCAAGAGTGATCCCGAAGTGGCTTTTGCTGACTTGGCAACTCAACGTATTGCACGACTTGAAATGGATGTTCAAGAAGCCGTCAGAAAGGCCAACGAAAGTGGCGACCGTGTTGCAAAATTGCTCTCCGATATCGAGGTCATCAAGTCGCTTCCAGATGCGACCATGTCCCTTCAAATTGCTGAGCTAAAGAGCGCCACTGAGAAGACGAAAGGCGATATCGAACGTCTCCGCGAGATCCTTGGTGATCGCGAACCGGAGGAAACACTGCGTGTCGTGAGGCTTTCCGATTCCATTAAGAGTATAGACAAGGACATCACCGAATTCCGCTCCCGTCAAGAAGTCATCACCTCCGAGGTTCGCGCTTCGATCACGCGGGTTGAAGGTTATTTGTTCGGACTCATCACTGCGGTAATTGGTGTTGTGGTGACGATTCTCAGCCCGTTCGTTCTGGATGCAATAAAACGCTTCAGGGTGAGCGATGAATAAAGGCGCAACGGTCCGGAACAGCGGGCATCAGTTTGGCTGTACAGCGCCCCAGCAAATTGGTTTTGGTTGCTAAGAGCCCGACCCAGACAGGGCGTAACAGTGCCAATTCGTGTGTCATCCGTTGCAAATCTTTGGAGCAGTCATGCTCCGTCGCGAAGTAAGCAAATCTCTGTATTCGGAGCTGCCTAGAGGCTTTGATCAAATCTTGAGATGCGTTTCGGTTTCGGCAGTCCAAACTTCGGGGGCCTGTGGTTGATCTTCCGCTGCCGTGCCAACGCCAACTGGTGTGTAGGTGGACCAGCCGGTGGATGGTGGAACTTCGGCCTTTCCGCTCATTTGAGAATGTTCGCTGGCTTTCCAAAACGCTCCGCGTGATCCGAAATTGATGGTGTAGATCAGGTTCTCGAATTTGTGCGCGTTCAGGAAGAGGAGAAGTTCGTCCTCAATGGGTTTGGGGAGCCGGTAGGCTCGCCCACGAGTTTTCGACCCGTCAGGCAGCAAAACGACATCCCGGCCATAGGTGCGCCATTTGAACGGATAGGTGAACGCCTTTGCGAAATCCTCGGGGGTGTTCTCGATTTCCTGAACGACCATCCGATGGCTGCCAGACGTTGTCTGACCAGCATACCAGCGCCGCAGCCGTTCGATTTCCTTCCTGTTGAGACCGGCGACGATGAGGTGGGTATGCGGTACCCAACATCTCAAGTCGGTGCGGAACTCGACTTCATATGATCCAACAGCCTTTCCGTGTAGCAAGGCCGCTCGCTTGAACTGCTGTCGAACGGTGTTGATCACCCGTTGCGGCCTCGCCCCGTCGAGCTCGCCAGCCTCGACCATGTACCTGTCGTGGACGAGGGTCACATGATGAAGTGGCGGATGGTCCGCGAACTGAGCAGAAAGGCGGTCGTACGCTGTCACTTGGAGTTGGCGTGTGCACTTGAGACAGGAGGGTGATTTGCAGGAGGTGCTGCCGTCAAGGCAGGCATTCAGCTTCTCGGCCGCCCTTCTCCTTTCGCGTTTCCGGCCGCGCTTGGACTGCAGATGTGGAGCGGTGTCGGTAAGAAGGTTCCGAGAACGAGTGCGCGTTTCCCTCTCGGCAGCGTCTGGTCCGATGAAACCTGGGTAGGCTTCGGCAAGGTTGGTGTGCATGGGGTGTGTGCTCTGCGGGGAATGCGGAAACGGTTAAAAATTTCGGCTTTTTCTAGGGGCCTCGGAGCGCCCCCCTTTAAAAGCGTCTGGGGCTATGTAAGCCTAAGGGGCTGTGTAACCTCATAGGGGGCTGTGTAACCTCATAGGGGGCTGTGTAGTCTTATGTAAGGTCAGGTGGGCTCTATGAGCACAGGTATCATTCTTATGGTGTAGTGTAATACATCGTACTCATATAGAGAGGGCTATAGCACTGTCACTCATGTTGGCAACAACTGTTTACACGGTGTCGTTGTAAAAAAGGATAGTTAAAATATAGGTATTTTCCGCGTACTTTTTAAAATAAGGTTCTGTGCGCTGTCACGAGTTCCGCTCTGGTAAATGCTGCAATTCATCGTAACGATATAGACTGAAGAAATGTCTGGAGGAATTTCAATGTTCATTGCATACGATATGCCTGAAAATTATAATGTTTCTAGTGTGCTGATCGGCTGCGTTGATTTTTTCATGAGATTTCGTCACCCGGCGATATCGTTTGTACTGATTACGCGGGAAAAGTCCGCATAAGAATGCTCAATCCCGGTCAGTCGTGCAGAAACTCGACGTTCGCAATGATTAGTCGGCCGTCCGCCGCTTCTTCATACGTGGTCATGAAGCGGACCTGCTTCGTCGCTTGATCGACATGCGACTTGATGGTTTCGATCTTGTCCGCATTACACACGATGGAATGCATCGACTTCACGCTGCCGATCTTCTGACCCGCCTCAGCTTGCCCCTTTTCCGGTACACCAGCCATCTGCGCATACTTTGTCGCGCACCCCTTGATGCCCCCATGTTCCTTCAAAAACGCTTCAAGGTCGTGCGGTGCGGTTCTCATACGCAATGCGTAGCGCAAGGCACACGCAATCTTGCTCGCCCGCTTCGGGTTTTGGTCGATGCTGAGTTTGACCAGCAAAATCATGTCATCGCTGTCACACCGGTAGGGGATCTTCGGGTCGTGATGTTCACAACGCCGACGAATTTCCTCCCGAGCAGTCTCCGGATCACCCGGCATGTCGAGGAACAACTGGTACGTCGCGCAATACACCTGGGTGTCCGAGCTGCAGCGGCGTTCCACCGCGTTGTCCCAAAGCCTCACCGCCTCCTCGAATCCACCGTCACAGCGATGCCGGTGGAACATTTCCTCGCGCAGCATCGCTTCGGAAGCGGGAAACGAGCCAGTTTGGAACACCGGCGTATGGATGGTGGCAGCATCAACGGCGGCGCCTGCCTTTTCAGCGGCGACGACCACCGCTGGATCGTGTCCGTACGACATGAGAAACATCCTTCAATGAACGGGATGAGAACGGCGGCGGAGTTCGCTCCGGGGGGACGGTCTCCGCCGTAGGTGGAATGAATGACCGGTAACACGCGGATGAGTCGCTGTCGGCTTGGATGAAGCC from Azospirillum brasilense includes the following:
- a CDS encoding restriction endonuclease subunit S, producing MNAERLLALYERTADAPDAVSRLRRFILDLAVRGKLVPQNPNDEPASELLKRILIEKSRLAAAGKIAADKPMGVQKEEAFETPKGWEWSRYGDLALEVATGPFGSMLHQHEYVVGGTPVINPSHMVNGEIVADQRVAVSSRKAQELSSYRLQAGDVVMARRGEVGRAALVRDEANGYICGTGSFRVRFSDDVCREFIMILLRSQQVRLYLANQSVGTTMTNLNHSILNKMPTPVPPAEEQRRIVAKVDELMALCDQLEKARELREATRDQFVAATLARLNDPDPETFHEDAKFALGALTALTTRPDQIKKLRQTILNLAVRGKLVPQDPNDEPASELLKRISAEKRRSRGSTVMVGSDAIPFPIPISWKWAALDELITSGPQNGISPKPTTRTDAPRAITLTATTSGVFNPNHFKRVEATIPSSSDLWLQQGDLLFQRGNTREYVGIAAIYEGPPTTFLFPDLMMRVRLSEHVNLRYVHLAAISPPARAFLSENASGAQATMPKINQTTLVSLPLPIPPLDEQHRIFARVNDLMMLCDQLEESLAKGDDTRRRLLDALLVEALAPVKGREMQAAE